The following coding sequences are from one Luteolibacter rhizosphaerae window:
- a CDS encoding xanthine dehydrogenase family protein molybdopterin-binding subunit, with the protein MNLGAWLHIGEDGVVQVFTGKTEVGQNIRTSLAQAIAEELHLPIERIHMLMADTDLVPFDMGTFGSRSTPDMALHLRKVAATAREELIDLAAKEWDVDRGDLSAAEGSVIRPKAETREEKRATYAQLLKDRKLAATVTSDTKLKPASEWKIAGTSVPKINGRDFVTGKHLYTTDMSLPGMLHGKILRAPVYGAKLKSLDDTKAKAMEGVSVVKDGDFVGVTAPNPSLAQQAIDAMAVEWEGGGGPSNAGLWEVLKNKIDRGDEGKRIDEALATAAQKLEKTFNVEYIAHCPLETRAGVAEWKDGKLTAWTGTQRPFGVKDELAKAFSLPPEKVRVIVPDTGSGYGGKHSGEAAVEAARLAKAVERPVKVSWSREEEFWWAYFRPAAVIEVRAAIDKEAKLTAWEFHSHNPGGAAIETPYEVPVKSVRSHGSRSPLRQGSYRGLAAAANGFARESAMDELAALAGLDPLEFRLRNLKDERLRAVLEAAAEKFGWKDRKGHCGIACGIDKGGYVANCVEVEGKDGEVKVRRIVAAFECGATVNPVHLKSQVEGSIVMGLGGALFEAIRFADGKILNPTFSKYRVPRFSDVPPIEIVLLDRKDLPSAGAGECPIIAIAPAIGGAIQSATGKRPLAMPMGA; encoded by the coding sequence ATGAATCTTGGTGCATGGCTACACATTGGCGAAGATGGTGTAGTGCAGGTTTTCACGGGGAAAACGGAGGTGGGGCAAAACATCCGTACCTCGCTTGCCCAAGCAATCGCGGAGGAGCTTCACCTTCCCATTGAACGCATCCATATGCTGATGGCGGATACCGATCTCGTGCCTTTCGACATGGGAACCTTCGGAAGTCGCAGCACTCCGGATATGGCGCTGCACTTGCGCAAGGTCGCTGCCACGGCCCGGGAGGAATTGATCGACTTGGCAGCAAAGGAATGGGATGTTGATCGCGGCGATCTCTCCGCGGCGGAGGGCAGCGTGATCCGTCCGAAGGCAGAAACGCGGGAAGAGAAGAGGGCGACTTACGCCCAGCTTCTGAAGGACAGGAAGCTCGCCGCCACCGTGACCAGTGACACGAAGCTCAAGCCAGCGAGCGAATGGAAGATCGCCGGAACCTCCGTGCCGAAGATCAATGGCCGCGATTTCGTGACCGGCAAGCACCTCTATACCACAGACATGTCCTTACCCGGCATGCTGCATGGCAAGATACTGCGGGCTCCAGTTTACGGCGCAAAGCTCAAGTCGCTCGACGACACCAAGGCCAAGGCGATGGAAGGCGTGAGCGTGGTGAAAGATGGCGACTTCGTGGGTGTGACCGCTCCCAATCCGTCTCTCGCGCAGCAAGCGATCGATGCTATGGCGGTCGAATGGGAAGGCGGCGGAGGTCCCTCCAATGCCGGTCTGTGGGAAGTACTGAAGAACAAGATCGACCGCGGCGACGAGGGTAAGCGAATCGACGAGGCGCTCGCGACTGCCGCGCAAAAGCTGGAGAAGACCTTCAATGTGGAATACATCGCCCACTGCCCCTTGGAAACAAGGGCGGGCGTCGCCGAGTGGAAGGATGGCAAGCTGACGGCATGGACCGGTACCCAGCGGCCTTTCGGCGTGAAGGACGAACTGGCCAAAGCGTTCTCGCTGCCGCCCGAGAAAGTTCGAGTGATTGTTCCCGACACGGGGTCGGGGTACGGCGGCAAGCACAGTGGAGAGGCGGCGGTGGAGGCGGCCCGCCTGGCGAAGGCCGTGGAGCGGCCGGTGAAGGTCTCTTGGTCGCGCGAAGAAGAGTTCTGGTGGGCCTACTTCCGTCCCGCGGCAGTGATCGAAGTGCGCGCGGCAATCGACAAGGAGGCCAAGCTCACGGCGTGGGAATTCCATAGCCACAATCCCGGCGGTGCGGCGATCGAGACGCCGTACGAGGTTCCGGTGAAATCGGTACGCAGCCACGGCAGCCGCTCGCCTTTGCGACAAGGCTCCTATCGCGGTCTAGCCGCGGCCGCGAATGGCTTCGCACGCGAATCCGCGATGGACGAACTGGCAGCTCTAGCCGGGCTCGATCCTTTGGAATTCCGGCTCCGCAATCTGAAAGACGAGCGCTTGCGCGCGGTTCTCGAGGCGGCTGCCGAGAAGTTCGGGTGGAAGGACCGCAAAGGGCACTGCGGCATCGCCTGTGGAATCGACAAAGGAGGCTACGTCGCCAATTGCGTGGAGGTCGAGGGGAAGGACGGGGAGGTGAAGGTCCGGCGGATCGTGGCCGCTTTCGAATGCGGTGCGACCGTCAATCCGGTGCACCTGAAGAGCCAAGTGGAAGGGAGTATCGTCATGGGACTCGGCGGTGCGCTCTTCGAAGCGATCCGTTTCGCGGATGGCAAGATCCTCAATCCTACCTTCTCCAAGTATCGTGTCCCGCGGTTCTCCGATGTTCCGCCCATCGAAATTGTGTTGCTGGATCGCAAGGATCTACCATCCGCCGGAGCCGGAGAGTGCCCGATCATTGCGATCGCGCCAGCTATCGGTGGGGCTATCCAGTCCGCCACCGGCAAGCGTCCGCTGGCGATGCCGATGGGGGCTTAG
- a CDS encoding (2Fe-2S)-binding protein, producing the protein MATVTRLHINGRATALEADGERILLSVLRDDLGLTGCKPGCGEGQCGACTILVDGKPVRSCRVSAGSVGESEIRTIEGLEKEGRLHPVQQAFLDADALQCGYCTCGMIMSAVALLEEHPQPTEEQLLTAMDGNICRCGVYNNIRAAVKRASETLASKS; encoded by the coding sequence ATGGCCACTGTTACCCGTCTCCACATCAACGGCCGCGCTACCGCTTTAGAGGCGGATGGCGAGCGGATCCTTCTTAGCGTGCTGCGCGATGATCTTGGGCTCACCGGGTGCAAGCCGGGCTGCGGAGAAGGGCAATGCGGGGCTTGCACGATACTGGTCGACGGGAAACCGGTGCGGTCCTGCCGTGTTTCTGCCGGGTCCGTGGGCGAGTCGGAGATCCGCACGATCGAAGGCTTGGAGAAGGAGGGCAGATTGCATCCGGTCCAGCAGGCATTCCTCGATGCGGATGCCCTGCAGTGCGGCTATTGCACCTGCGGCATGATCATGAGCGCGGTGGCCCTCTTGGAGGAACACCCGCAGCCGACGGAAGAGCAGCTCCTCACCGCGATGGATGGCAACATCTGCCGCTGCGGTGTCTACAACAACATCCGTGCCGCCGTGAAGCGCGCTTCCGAAACCCTCGCCAGCAAATCGTGA